GAAAATCTATGAGGGAACAGAACATTTTGGACCGGTCAAAAATCCGGTAGTCACGAGCGGAACTTTTGACGGAGTTCATTTGGGCCATCAAAAAATCCTTAAAAGAATCCGCAGTTTGGCAGATGAAATTGGCGGGGAAACTGTCCTCATTACATTTTGGCCACATCCCAGACTCGTATTATATCCCAATGAACATAACCTCAGACTACTAAGTACTTTCGAAGAAAAGGCCAAACTCTTAAGGGAATTTGGCATAGATCATTTGTTGACCATTCCCTTTACAAAAGAATTCTCCGAACTAAGTTCAGAAGAATTCATCCAACAAATCCTTATCCAAACCATCAAAACCCGTAAATTAGTCATCGGTTATGACCACCGGTTCGGAAAAAACAGAGAAGGTGGCTTTGATTACCTCAAAGAACATATTGATCAATATGGATTTGATTTGGAGGAGATTTCCAGGGAGGATGTGGACAATGTGGGGGTCTCTAGCACCAAAATCAGAAAAGCACTAGAGGAAGGAAACGTCCAAGTTGCCAATGAATATTTGGGTAGGGAGTACGAATTAAACGGGATCATCATCAAAGGACAGCAACTTGGAAGGTCCATAGGTTTTCCCACGGCCAATATCCATATTCCACACGATTACAAATTGATTCCCTGTGATGGAGCCTATGCCGTGATGGCCAATATGGAAGGAGAGGAATACAAGGGCATGCTTAACATAGGCATGCGCCCTACCGTAAATGGAAATAGCCAGACTATTGAAGTCCACCTCTTTGATTTCGAAGGGGATCTCTATGACAAAAGGATCTGTGTGCGCTTAAAAGCCTATCTACGGCCAGAAATTAAATTCTCAGGATTAGAGGCCTTACAGCAGCAACTCCGAAAAGACAAAGCTGATGCACTCCATATCCTGCAATCTTAAAAATCAACCCAAAATATAACTTTATATGATCAATAAAACTGTTGCAAATGCTGAGGAAGCAATCAACGATATCCCATCCGGTGCGGTATTGATGCTGGGTGGATTTGGGCTTTGTGGTATTCCGGAAAACTGCATCTCTGCACTCCTTAAAAAAGAGATTGATGGCCTTACCTGTATTTCCAACAATGCAGGCGTGGACGATTTCGGAATCGGACTGATGCTCAAAAAGCGCATGGTCAAAAAAATGATCTCCTCTTATGTGGGTGAAAATGCAGAATTTGAACGCCAGTTGTTATCGGGGGAATTGGAAGTGGAATTAATTCCACAAGGAACCCTTGCTGAAAGAGTCAGAGCAGGTGGTGCCGGTATTCCGGCATTCTTTACCCCTGCAGGCGTGGGAACAGAGGTAGCTGAGGGAAAAGAAGTTAGAGAGTTTGATGGGAAACTTTATTTGATGGAAAGATGGCTGAAAGCCGACTTTGCTCTCGTAAAAGCCTGGAAAGGGGATACCGCCGGAAACCTCATTTATAAAGGCACTGCAAGAAATTTCAACCCGATGATGGCTGCTGCGGGCAAAATCACCATTGCAGAAGTTGAAAAATTAGTGCCAGCCGGAGAGTTGGACCCTAACCAAATCCACACGCCTGGAATCTACGTGCAAAGAATTTTCCAGGGGGTGAATTATGAAAAGCGAATTGAACAGAGAACTGTAAGCCAAGCAAAAGGTTAGAGGAGAAGCAATCAACAACTGGCAAGAATCAGGATGGATTTCGGAGGTGCCAATTTTGATTTCGATAGTGGAACCTCAAAAATCCAAAAAGTACTTAAAACATTTCTTTAATAGAATATAACCCAAAACCATGCTTAGCAAGAACCAAATAGCCCAAAGAATAGCCAAAGAGGTAAAAAACGGACAATATATCAACTTGGGGATTGGCATTCCAACTTTAGTAGCCAATTACATCCCTGAGAACATCAATGTCGTACTTCAGTCAGAGAACGGTTTATTGGGGATAGGTCCTTTTCCTACAGAAGATCAGATTGATCCAGACCTGATCAATGCCGGAAAGCAGACCATCACCATGGTCAAAGGCTCAGCACTTTTCAGTTCGGCGGAATCCTTTGCCATGATAC
This Cecembia calidifontis DNA region includes the following protein-coding sequences:
- a CDS encoding CoA transferase subunit A, which translates into the protein MINKTVANAEEAINDIPSGAVLMLGGFGLCGIPENCISALLKKEIDGLTCISNNAGVDDFGIGLMLKKRMVKKMISSYVGENAEFERQLLSGELEVELIPQGTLAERVRAGGAGIPAFFTPAGVGTEVAEGKEVREFDGKLYLMERWLKADFALVKAWKGDTAGNLIYKGTARNFNPMMAAAGKITIAEVEKLVPAGELDPNQIHTPGIYVQRIFQGVNYEKRIEQRTVSQAKG
- a CDS encoding bifunctional riboflavin kinase/FAD synthetase; the protein is MKIYEGTEHFGPVKNPVVTSGTFDGVHLGHQKILKRIRSLADEIGGETVLITFWPHPRLVLYPNEHNLRLLSTFEEKAKLLREFGIDHLLTIPFTKEFSELSSEEFIQQILIQTIKTRKLVIGYDHRFGKNREGGFDYLKEHIDQYGFDLEEISREDVDNVGVSSTKIRKALEEGNVQVANEYLGREYELNGIIIKGQQLGRSIGFPTANIHIPHDYKLIPCDGAYAVMANMEGEEYKGMLNIGMRPTVNGNSQTIEVHLFDFEGDLYDKRICVRLKAYLRPEIKFSGLEALQQQLRKDKADALHILQS